In Morganella morganii, the following are encoded in one genomic region:
- a CDS encoding class II glutamine amidotransferase, which produces MCELLGMSANVPTDIHFSLSGLIPRGGKTGPHKDGWGITFYEGMGCRTFKDARACCNSPVARFVRDYPVKSEAVIAHIRQANRGVVSLENTHPFTRELWGRNWTYAHNGQLSGYEHLPTGFFTPVGQTDSEHAFCWLLNQLKEKYPQPPQDLQTVFREIKRLADVLRQFGVFNMLLSDGSYVLAYCSTNLHWITRRAPFGKARLVDSDVEIDFSQHTRPDDVVSVIATQPLTGNEQWQKIGPGEAVLFYYGERDESVF; this is translated from the coding sequence ATGTGTGAATTGCTGGGGATGAGTGCGAATGTCCCGACTGATATTCATTTCAGTCTCAGTGGCCTGATCCCGCGCGGCGGCAAAACCGGGCCGCATAAAGACGGGTGGGGAATTACGTTTTATGAAGGAATGGGCTGCCGGACATTCAAAGACGCCCGTGCCTGCTGCAACTCCCCCGTTGCCCGTTTTGTCCGTGACTATCCTGTCAAATCCGAAGCGGTGATCGCCCATATCCGCCAGGCAAACAGAGGGGTGGTATCACTGGAAAATACCCACCCTTTTACCCGCGAACTGTGGGGGCGGAACTGGACATATGCCCATAACGGGCAGCTCAGCGGCTATGAGCATCTGCCGACCGGTTTTTTTACCCCGGTCGGCCAGACTGACAGCGAGCATGCATTCTGCTGGCTGCTGAATCAGCTGAAAGAAAAATACCCACAGCCGCCGCAGGATCTGCAGACAGTATTCCGTGAAATTAAACGGCTGGCGGATGTGCTGCGGCAGTTTGGTGTCTTTAATATGCTGCTGTCAGACGGCAGCTATGTGCTGGCGTACTGTTCAACGAATCTGCACTGGATCACCCGCCGCGCACCTTTTGGTAAGGCGCGGTTGGTGGACAGTGATGTGGAGATTGATTTCTCACAGCATACCCGGCCGGATGATGTGGTGTCTGTGATTGCCACGCAACCGCTGACCGGCAATGAACAGTGGCAGAAAATCGGGCCCGGCGAAGCCGTTCTCTTTTATTACGGCGAACGGGATGAGTCCGTGTTCTGA
- the lpcA gene encoding D-sedoheptulose 7-phosphate isomerase: MYQELIRGELTEAAATLDNFLKDENNIDAIRRAAVMLADSFKAGGKVMSCGNGGSHCDAMHFAEELTGRYRENRPGYPAIAISDVSHLSCVSNDFGYEYVFSRFVESVGREGDVLLGISTSGNSGNIIKAIEAARAKGMKVITLTGKDGGKMAGSADIEIRVPHFGYADRIQEIHIKVIHILIMLIEKEMAK; this comes from the coding sequence ATGTACCAGGAACTTATCCGCGGTGAACTGACCGAAGCAGCGGCAACCCTCGATAACTTTTTGAAAGATGAGAATAATATCGATGCTATCCGCCGGGCTGCTGTCATGCTGGCTGATTCTTTTAAAGCGGGCGGCAAAGTGATGTCATGCGGCAACGGCGGTTCACACTGCGATGCGATGCATTTTGCGGAAGAACTGACCGGGCGCTACCGTGAAAACCGTCCGGGCTATCCGGCGATTGCCATTTCAGATGTCAGCCACTTATCCTGCGTCAGCAATGATTTTGGCTATGAATATGTTTTCTCCCGTTTTGTGGAATCTGTCGGCCGTGAAGGGGATGTGTTACTCGGTATCTCCACATCCGGTAATTCAGGCAACATTATTAAAGCCATTGAAGCAGCCCGCGCCAAAGGCATGAAAGTGATCACGCTGACCGGCAAAGACGGCGGTAAGATGGCAGGCAGCGCGGATATTGAAATCCGTGTTCCGCACTTTGGTTATGCGGATCGCATTCAGGAAATCCATATTAAGGTTATTCATATTCTGATCATGCTGATCGAAAAAGAAATGGCCAAATAA